In Drosophila santomea strain STO CAGO 1482 chromosome 3L, Prin_Dsan_1.1, whole genome shotgun sequence, a single window of DNA contains:
- the LOC120450539 gene encoding uncharacterized protein LOC120450539, translating to MSENELSDAVTRVLLELYQRHGTPMVSQPMAGVGENAYGQVLRVSWPTIADAATVVVKMAPRNEARRSHMHVVEYYIREVFMYQEVFPVFRELSQDQNTFTVPPALQAYCLKAPDEFLIFEDLSESGFLPNSRSIMPTYDIVICSLKALAELHACSFILQRTDSVQFKKLVEFVKKDNLFTPEIEEVTIEFGKVQLRRARNILSESDGDQVAAVQEVLQLCEQQLKSLALYCVDGNAQAPHAVICHGDFWNNNILYRHEPNSDQPVEAKLIDFQMSRYAPPVLDIVHYLFACTEKELRDEHFPAFMDAYYNTLHLKLASCNLSLEDIYPRSVFNRQLQLFGVYGLIMGAFSLPFFISNANEVIDIDTVSEAIQNLSTSSDEPKYKELIEEYEMLNARTLPIFKRRITGIVEDLIKYNMTEPLFKMNSEQSSKVL from the exons ATGAGCGAGAACGAGCTTTCCGACGCCGTTACCCGAGTCCTTCTGGAGCTCTACCAACGCCATGGCACACCTATGGTCTCGCAACCGATGGCCGGAGTTGGGGAGAATGCCTACGGACAGGTTCTCCGAGTGAGTTGGCCCACGATCGCGGACGCAGCCACCGTGGTGGTCAAAATGGCGCCTAGGAACGAGGCCCGAAGATCCCACATGCATGTCGTGGAGTACTATATTCGCGAGGTTTTTATGTACCAGGAGGTATTCCCCGTTTTTCGGGAGCTATCACAAGATCAGAACACGTTCACCGTGCCGCCGGCCCTACAGGCCTATTGCTTAAAAGCTCCCGATGAGTTCTTGATATTCGAGGACCTATCTGAAAGCGGATTTCTTCCCAATTCGCGCAGTATTATGCCTACCTACGACATCGTGATCTGCTCCCTGAAAGCTTTAGCGGAGCTACATGCGTGCTCATTCATTTTGCAGCGGACCGATTCCGTACAGTTTAAGAAGCTAGTGGAGTTCGTGAAGAAGGATAACCTCTTTACACCCGAAATTGAGGAAGTCACTATTGAGTTTGGAAAGGTACAGTTGCGAAGGGCGAGAAACATCCTGAGTGAATCCGACGGAGACCAAGTGGCTGCGGTCCAGGAAGTCCTGCAATTGTGCGAACAGCAGTTAAAATCCTTGGCTCTTTATTGTGTGGACGGAAACGCACAGGCACCACATGCTGTTATCTGTCATGGTGACTTCTGGAATAATAATATTCTCTATAGGCACGAG CCTAATTCTGATCAACCTGTGGAGGCCAAGCTCATCGACTTTCAAATGTCACGGTATGCACCGCCCGTTCTCGACATAGTCCATTACCTATTTGCCTGCACGGAGAAAGAATTGCGGGACGAGCACTTCCCCGCCTTTATGGATGCTTACTACAACACGCTGCACCTGAAATTGGCATCGTGTAATCTTTCGCTCGAGGACATATATCCACGCAGTGTCTTCAATCGGCAATTGCAGCTTTTCGGTGTTTACGGTTTGATAATGGGCGCGTTTTCGCTacccttttttatttccaaCGCCAACGAAGTAATTGATATCGATACTGTGTCCGAGGCCATCCAGAATCTTTCGACATCTTCTGATGAACCCAAGTATAAGGAGCTAATTGAAGAATACGAAATGCTCAATGCCCGGACTTTACCAATTTTCAAGCGGCGAATTACTGGCATCGTTGAGGAtcttataaaatataacatGACAGAGCCACTATTTAAAATGAACTCCGAGCAAAGTTCTAAagtattataa
- the LOC120448646 gene encoding possible lysine-specific histone demethylase 1 — MKATQSGGSSSKMTEPIEYVTLISDDSDGEPSPKRNANPPPTALSAPNPGQKQKHPDEDSNDAPATSDERRTSRRNRPKVDYSNRPSGSGETASNDKSGSASTGTNNQQADRRSQNPNQTRKSEANATSVSGPNAGNSRPSQNGDSKDRDAGTPTVLSGQEGAVFQSRLPFNKMTPNEEACFPDISRSGILGHRVFLNIRNSLLHMWVDNPKVQLSFENALKNLPPPFDSEPSLVRRVHSFLERHGFINFGIFKRLKPIPTKKLGKVIVIGAGISGLAVAHQLQQFGMDVIVLEARDRVGGRIATFRKNSYIADLGAMVVTGVYGNPMTILSKQIGMDLVPIQQTCPLYGPDGKPVPKEKDDVIEREFNRLLESASYLSHRLDFNYAGNCPVSLGDALEWIISMQEMQVMHKRAQHMQEIIAIQTKIIEHRRQLKTVKETIATLKNEHLTMIKQRKPKGADNDQNYGRQEFNIRNTQIKMEDTVRMFHEAHAAEKQMEAKLQELEQNRPSDVYLSSRDRLILDWHFANLEFANATRLNNLSLKHWDQDDDFEFIGHHTTVRNGYSCVPVALTENLDIRVNSAVKEIKYGSKGVEVVAENMKTSNSQMTYKADLAVCTLTLGVLKVAVAHEESQQSNTVKFDPPLPDWKQQAIKRLGFGNLNKVVLCFDRIFWDPNANLFGHVGSTTSSRGEMFLFWSISSSPVLLALVAGMAANLVESVTDDIIIGRCMSVLKNIFGNTSVPQPKETVVTRWRSDPWARGSYSYVSVGSSGSDYDLLAAPVIPPSSKDGEGLPRLFFAGEHTIRNYPATVHGAYLSGLREAGRIADYYLGYPEGTPPDIGYSVAEAANLVSVGNVVKLRDLSPNLSDSPSSKKSEDNSNSNTADSTELQ, encoded by the exons ATGAAAGCCACCCAATCCGGAGGCAGTAGCTCCAAGATGACCGAGCCCATTGAGTATGTGACGCTGATTAGCGACGATTCCGATGGTGAGCCCTCGCCCAAAAGAAACGCTAATCCTCCGCCGACGGCATTGTCAGCTCCCAATCCTGGGCAGAAACAAAAGCACCCGGATGAAGACTCCAACGATGCACCGGCCACCAGTGATGAACGACGCACAAGTAGGCGCAATCGACCAAAAGTGGATTACAGCAACCGGCCCAGTGGAAGTGGAGAAACCGCTTCCAATGACAAGTCAGGATCTGCATCGACGGGAACAAACAACCAGCAGGCGGATCGTCGCAgccaaaacccaaaccaaacccGCAAGTCAGAAGCCAAtgccacttccgtttccggtccAAATGCTGGAAATTCGAGACCGTCCCAGAACGGGGATTCCAAGGACCGGGATGCCGgcacgcccacagttttgtCTGGCCAAGAGGGAGCCGTCTTTCAATCTCGCCTGCCCTTTAACAAAATGACCCCCAACGAGGAGGCCTGCTTTCCGGACATCAGTCGCTCGGGCATTCTGGGCCATCGGGTATTTCTCAACATTCGTAACAGCCTGCTCCACATGTGGGTGGACAATCCCAAGGTCCAGCTGAGCTTTGAGAACGCTCTGAAAAACCTGCCGCCGCCATTCGACAGCGAGCCCAGCTTGGTAAGGCGAGTGCACTCGTTTCTGGAGCGTCATGGCTTCATTAACTTTGGCATCTTTAAGCGACTTAAGCCTATACCCACCAAAAAGCTGGGCAAAGTCATAGTGATCGGGGCAGGGATATCTGGCTTAGCAGTGGCACATCAATTGCAGCAGTTCGGCATGGATGTGATCGTCTTGGAAGCGCGAGATCGAGTAGGCGGACGGATAGCCACGTTTCGCAAGAACAGCTATATTGCCGATCTGGGAGCCATGGTTGTTACCGGCGTCTATGGCAATCCCATGACGATCCTAAGCAAGCAGATCGGTATGGACCTAGTGCCCATCCAGCAGACATGTCCACTATACGGCCCAGACGGCAAACCGGTGCCCAAGGAAAAGGATGATGTGATCGAGAGAGAATTTAACCGACTGCTGGAGTCAGCCAGCTACCTATCCCACCGCCTTGATTTTAACTACGCCGGGAATTGCCCAGTTTCGCTAGGTGATGCTCTGGAGTGGATAATTAGTATGCAAGAGATGCAAGTAATGCACAAACGGGCGCAGCACATGCAGGAGATCATAGCTATCCAAACGAAGATCATCGAACATCGTCGTCAGCTGAAAACCGTTAAAGAAACCATCGCTACACTAAAGAATGAGCACTTAACAATGATCAAGCAGCGAAAACCCAAAGGCGCGGATAACGATCAAAATTACGGACGCCAAGAGTTTAACATACGGAACACCCAGATAAAAATGGAGGACACGGTCCGAATGTTTCACGAGGCCCATGCCGCTGAAAAACAGATGGAAGCTAAGCTCCAAGAACTGGAGCAAAACCGACCTAG CGATGTGTATCTCTCGTCCCGCGACCGCCTAATCTTGGACTGGCATTTTGCCAACTTGGAGTTCGCTAACGCCACCCGACTGAATAACCTATCCCTGAAGCACTGGGATCAGGACGATGACTTTGAGTTCATTGGCCACCACACAACTGTGCGGAACGGTTATTCATGTGTGCCAGTAGCTCTTACTGAAAACCTGGACATCCGCGTCAATAGCGCTGTCAAGGAGATTAAGTACGGCAGCAAAGGAGTGGAAGTGGTGGCGGAGAACATGAAGACATCCAATTCGCAAATGACGTACAAAGCTGACCTGGCCGTCTGCACACTTACTCTGGGCGTACTCAAAGTGGCTGTAGCCCATGAGGAGTCGCAGCAGAGTAACACCGTCAAGTTTGACCCGCCTTTACCGGACTGGAAACAGCAGGCCATCAAAAGGCTTGGATTTGGAAATCTCAATAAGGTTGTTCTCTGCTTCGATCGAATCTTTTGGGATCCCAACGCGAATCTCTTCGGGCACGTGGGCAGCACGACATCCAGCAGAG GAGAAATGTTCCTGTTCTGGAGTATAAGTTCATCTCCGGTGCTGCTTGCGCTAGTCGCCGGAATGGCAGCGAATCTTGTGGAGAGCGTGACAGACGACATCATAATCGGGCGCTGTATGTCAGTGCTGAAAAACATTTTCGGAAATACCTCTGTTCCACAACCCAAAGAGACAGTGGTAACGCGCTGGCGCAGCGATCCCTGGGCCCGTGGGTCGTACAGCTACGTATCCGTGGGTTCTTCGGGTAGTGACTACGATCTGCTGGCGGCGCCGGTTATTCCGCCGTCCAGTAAAGATGGGGAGGGATTGCCACGCCTGTTTTTCGCCGGCGAGCATACGATACGGAATTATCCGGCCACTGTGCATGGGGCGTACTTGAGCGGCTTGCGTGAGGCGGGACGAATTGCGGATTACTATCTCGGCTATCCAGAAGGAACTCCACCGGACATTGGCTATTCGGTAGCTGAGGCGGCCAATCTGGTGTCCGTGGGAAATGTTGTTAAGCTGCGCGACCTCTCACCCAATCTATCTGACTCCCCGTCGTCAAAGAAGTCGGAGGACAATTCAAACTCTAACACTGCCGACTCTACGGAGCTCCAGTAA
- the LOC120448648 gene encoding peritrophin-44, translated as MLNLKLGVLLGCLLLVASSALSVSVGDYEELCRLFKNGTKVRKPGSCDQYIQCYDGDGTVLTCPSNQFFNPSQGACVATMDNSNKYCGNRCEGLDGEWVADPTECHKYFYCMNGVPLEGMCPVGQHFDESSQACLYGKDSICVDVNNICELVAAETKFRNEKDCGYYYQCDKIGKHATKTCITSKKTEYFDVESGQCVEANKVECAAHSKENVCSISKEMQLKSDNATCRGYFVCLALYPVVDLDPQWAQCPEGYFFDEDRQVCGTATSVVCTHNRCEGRGTMLVTSSSNNCHNYIRCVDNKEVTEETCHLDYFFDETVEACSSKIIYDKCCDDRD; from the exons ATGCTGA ACCTTAAACTTGGAGTGCTCCTCGGATGCCTTCTCCTGGTGGCTTCTTCCGCTCTGTCGGTGAGTGTTGGTGACTACGAGGAGCTGTGTCGGCTGTTCAAGAACGGCACCAAGGTTCGTAAGCCCGGCAGCTGCGACCAGTACATCCAGTGTTACGATGGCGACGGCACCGTCCTGACCTGCCCCTCCAACCAGTTCTTCAATCCCAGCCAGGGCGCGTGCGTAGCCACGATGGACAATAGCAACAAGTACTGCGGCAATCGCTGCGAGGGATTGGATGGCGAATGGGTGGCCGATCCGACCGAGTGCCACAAGTACTTTTACTGCATGAACGGCGTACCGCTGGAGGGTATGTGTCCCGTGGGCCAGCACTTCGATGAGAGCTCTCAGGCCTGCCTGTACGGCAAGGACTCCATATGCGTGGATGTGAACAACATTTGTGAACTGGTGGCGGCAGAAACGAAGTTCCGGAACGAGAAGGACTGCGGCTACTACTACCAGTGTGACAAGATCGGGAAGCATGCGACCAAGACCTGCATTACAAGCAAGAAGACAGAGTACTTCGATGTGGAAAGCGGCCAATGCGTGGAAGCCAATAAGGTGGAGTGCGCCGCCCACTCGAAGGAGAACGTCTGCTCCATCAGCAAAGAGATGCAACTTAAGTCCGACAATGCCACCTGCCGTGGCTATTTCGTCTGCCTGGCTCTCTATCCTGTAGTTGACCTGGATCCCCAGTGGGCGCAGTGCCCCGAGGGCTACTTCTTCGACGAGGATCGGCAGGTCTGCGGCACGGCCACCTCGGTGGTGTGCACCCACAACAGATGCGAGGGACGCGGCACGATGCTGgtgaccagcagcagcaacaactgccaCAACTACATCCGATGCGTGGACAACAAGGAGGTGACGGAGGAAACCTGCCACTTGGACTACTTCTTCGACGAGACAGTGGAGGCCTGTTCCTCCAAGATCATCTATGATAAGTGTTGCGATGACCGGGATTAG